A window of Prionailurus viverrinus isolate Anna unplaced genomic scaffold, UM_Priviv_1.0 scaffold_42, whole genome shotgun sequence genomic DNA:
CCGCTGGGGAGGCGCGGGCTGCGCGTTAGGGCGCCCGCCAGGCCTTGGGAGCGGCCCGCAGCCCGAACCTCGTATCTCTCTCCCCCAGATCTCGGCACAGCAGACGTCCAGAAGAAGAAGCTCGTGGATGCCATCGTGAACGGGGACACCAGCAGGCTGATGAagatcctccagccccaggacGTCGACCTGGTCGTGGACGGCGGCTCCAGCCTGCTGCACGTGGCCGTGGAAGCCGGGCAGGAGGAGTGCGTCAAGTGGCTGCTGCTCAATAACGCCAACCCCAACCTGACCAACCGGAAGGGCTCCACCCCCCTCCACGTGGCCGTGGAGAAGAGGGTGCGGGGCGTCGTGGAGCTCCTGCTGGCCCGCAAGATCAGCGTCAACGCCGCGGACGAGGACCGCTGGACGGCCCTGCACTTTGCGGCCCAGAACGGGGACGAGTTCAGCACGCGGCTGCTGCTGGAGAAGAGCGCCTCCGCGAACGAGGCGGACTGCGAGGGCCGCACCCCCATGCACGTGGCCTGCCAGCACGGCCAGGAGAGCATCGTGCGGATCCTGCTCCGCCGGGGCGGCGACGTGGGGCTGCGGGGCAAGGACGCCTGGGGGCCGCTGCACTACGCCGCCTGGCAGGGCCACCTGCCCGTCGTCAAGCTGCTGGCCAAGCAGCCGGGCGTGAGCGTGGACGCGCAGACGCTGGACGGGAGGACGCCGCTGCACCTGGCCGCCCAGCGGGGGCACTACCGCGTGGCCCGCGTGCTCATCGACCTGCGCTCGGACGTCAACGTCTGCAACCTGCTCTCGCAGACGCCCCTGCACGTGGCCGCGGAGACGGGGCACACGAGCACCGCCAGGCTGCTGCTGCATCGGGGCGCCAGCAAGGAGGCGGTGACCGCCGAGGGCTGCACCGCCTTGCACCTGGCGTCGCGGAACGGGCACCTGGCGACCGTCAGGCTGCTGGTGGAGGAGAAGGCCGACGTGCTGGCCCGGGGGCCCCGGGGCCAGACGGCCCTGCACCTGGCCGCCGCCGGCGGGCACGCGGAGGTGGTGGAGGAGCTGGCCAGTGCCGACGCGCTCGACCTGTCCGACGCGCAGGGGCTCAGCGCGCTGCACCTGGCCGCCCGGGGCCGGCACGCCAAGACGGTGGAGACGCTGCTTCGACACGGGGCCCACGTCAACCTGCAGAGCCTCAAGTTCCAGGGCGGCCCCGTCCCCGACCCTGCGCTGCTCCGGCGGAGCAAGACCTAGCCTGGGGACCCCATGCGGGGTCCCTGGCCCGTCGCGTTCCGTAGCGGGGACAGAATGACGCCGGGCCGGCCGGCGCCGCGCGCCTCGTCTGTGGCCCGGCGGGGCGTTGACCGGGCGGCCGGCGAGAGGCCGGTGACCGCTGACTCTTGATTCGTCCGGAGCATCCGCTCGGCCGCGTTTCCCTCCGGAGGCAGCTGGGGAGAATGCACTTGGCTGTCGACCCGTCCGCCGATCGGCAGCCCCGCCTTCTgcagtggtggggagggaagacgGGTCGGAATCATTTCGTTGCGTGTCTTGCTCCTACTGTGGGTCCGTCGGTGGCAAAGCCGTGGGTGGGGCGCAGTTCACCCCGGCCTCAGCCGAGCCACCTGGGACCGCTCGGAGCGCAACTTCTGGGGAGGCGGGAGCGGGAGGCACCGTGTCTTTTTATCTGCGTAGCCAGCGGCAGGCAGAAGAGCCTGTTTCCGGAAGTTTTAGTGGAATTCTTGTTTCATAGGCTGCCTTTAATAGACGAACGCGGAATCGCCTGTTGCTTTAAACCTGTTAAAAAAGTCCGTGTCGGCGGGTTGTCTGGTTTGTGAAGAGTGAACACAAAGTCATAAGGTTGGTTTTGAAAAGCGAACGAACAGCAAATCCGACCGGCTCTTTCATATCCAAGTTTGCCCTCCGCTCAGCGGTCGCGGGGGGCCGCACGCGCACCCCGACGGTGCTACGTGCCGTCGTTCCTTGTTGCCCGAGAGGCGTTTGG
This region includes:
- the RIPK4 gene encoding receptor-interacting serine/threonine-protein kinase 4 isoform X3 is translated as MEMAKFRYILPVYGICREPAGLVMEYMETGSLEKLLASEPLPWDLRFRIVHETAVGMNFLHCMSPPLLHLDLKPANILLDAHYHVKISDFGLAKCNGLSHSHDLSMDGLFGTIAYLPPERIREKSRLFDTKHDVYSFAIVIWGVLTQKKPFADEKNILRIMVKVVKGHRPELPPVCRARPRACGNLVRLMQRCWHGEPRERPTFQEITSETEDLCEKPDGDVKETAQDLDAKQPLEPKSPKPVCSPLKRASAPTFDSNYSLSELLSQLDSGTSQTLAGPEELSRSCSESRLQSASSSKRLSGVSSVDSAFSSRGSLSLSFEREPSTGDLGTADVQKKKLVDAIVNGDTSRLMKILQPQDVDLVVDGGSSLLHVAVEAGQEECVKWLLLNNANPNLTNRKGSTPLHVAVEKRVRGVVELLLARKISVNAADEDRWTALHFAAQNGDEFSTRLLLEKSASANEADCEGRTPMHVACQHGQESIVRILLRRGGDVGLRGKDAWGPLHYAAWQGHLPVVKLLAKQPGVSVDAQTLDGRTPLHLAAQRGHYRVARVLIDLRSDVNVCNLLSQTPLHVAAETGHTSTARLLLHRGASKEAVTAEGCTALHLASRNGHLATVRLLVEEKADVLARGPRGQTALHLAAAGGHAEVVEELASADALDLSDAQGLSALHLAARGRHAKTVETLLRHGAHVNLQSLKFQGGPVPDPALLRRSKT
- the RIPK4 gene encoding receptor-interacting serine/threonine-protein kinase 4 isoform X2 — its product is MALAPTAPGTLRSPSGDSAHRTGERVELLEEAKKMEMAKFRYILPVYGICREPAGLVMEYMETGSLEKLLASEPLPWDLRFRIVHETAVGMNFLHCMSPPLLHLDLKPANILLDAHYHVKISDFGLAKCNGLSHSHDLSMDGLFGTIAYLPPERIREKSRLFDTKHDVYSFAIVIWGVLTQKKPFADEKNILRIMVKVVKGHRPELPPVCRARPRACGNLVRLMQRCWHGEPRERPTFQEITSETEDLCEKPDGDVKETAQDLDAKQPLEPKSPKPVCSPLKRASAPTFDSNYSLSELLSQLDSGTSQTLAGPEELSRSCSESRLQSASSSKRLSGVSSVDSAFSSRGSLSLSFEREPSTGDLGTADVQKKKLVDAIVNGDTSRLMKILQPQDVDLVVDGGSSLLHVAVEAGQEECVKWLLLNNANPNLTNRKGSTPLHVAVEKRVRGVVELLLARKISVNAADEDRWTALHFAAQNGDEFSTRLLLEKSASANEADCEGRTPMHVACQHGQESIVRILLRRGGDVGLRGKDAWGPLHYAAWQGHLPVVKLLAKQPGVSVDAQTLDGRTPLHLAAQRGHYRVARVLIDLRSDVNVCNLLSQTPLHVAAETGHTSTARLLLHRGASKEAVTAEGCTALHLASRNGHLATVRLLVEEKADVLARGPRGQTALHLAAAGGHAEVVEELASADALDLSDAQGLSALHLAARGRHAKTVETLLRHGAHVNLQSLKFQGGPVPDPALLRRSKT